In the genome of Xanthocytophaga agilis, the window GGATTTCCAATCGCCTCTTGCTTTCATAACTACACAGTTTCAACTTCACAAATTATAATTTATTAACTGTACGAAGATAGAAAGGCAATCTCTCATCTACCCATCCTCACTATATTTTGATGAGGATGCTTTCGGGAAGGCTATTTATCTTTACTGGGTGAAGTTGAACTTTTAACCTGAATGAGTTATGCTAACTATCCATGATGTTGCCAAGGTATATGATACTATTCTGAGTATCCCGGGCATGAATGAAACTGTGAAGATTGATCTTCGGATTTCGCGAAAGAATGTTTTACTATTACACAGTGTGATTGAGAGAGGGCTTGATGCCAAATACGAGGAGTCAAGTCTATTGGAAAGTGTGCCAGAAGAAACACTTGTCGAGCTGAGAGCATTGGGGAAAGATTGTCTGCAGAAGGCAGGATTAATTGAACTCAGTGAGAAACTAAATTATCTGAGTACAAAGGAATAAGTAATGTTAAAGCCATCACTTCAATGAAAATGATGGCTTTATCTTTCTATTTGCCTTTTAGCTTCCAGCCGTTATCAGCTAATATGAGATAAACGGTATGTGTTATTGGTTTCTGTAAATCTATATGTGCTAATGAAGAAAAAGGGGTAGTATTTTTGTAAATGGTTGTGTATTTGATAGTAGCCTTTTTGCCATCTTCGTCCAGCATAATCTCTGACACCTGGTTCAGATATTCATCGGCAATCTTTACCTTCTGAATACTGGTCTTTTTATCCAGGTCTGATAGTGTAACTAAATAAGGTGAAGCCTGATTGGTAAATTCGATTAATGACTGCCCTACGTCAGACAATTTTTGGGTTCGTTTGATAATGACAAGTCCTTTTGTTTCCAACCCTGCATCCAAAGCTTTTTGAGAATATTCAGGGTCTGCACAGAAGATATCATAGGTAAAGGTTTTGGGGTAATTCATCTGCTGTCTAAGTAATGTGACAGCCTCCTGCTCACTTAATTCTTCTTTGGGTGTACAGCTTGCTAGTAGCAAGCCAATACATGTGGCAACAAGTAGTTTTTTCATAGTGGTATTGTTTATTTTTTACCCTTATACAAAGAAACGAACTTTCTGCACAAAACTTACTCTAAATCAAACAATTAACACAATATACTCCAAAAATATTTTCAACAAAAAGGTATAAATTCAATTAAGCGCCTCAAAAAATCTCTATTAAAAACAATAGTTAACATAATTAAACACTAGTTGGTAGCGTTAATAAAATCAAAAAGAGAAACAACCTAAAAAAACATTTTTTTAAATACCAGGTTTGTTTATTGCTATTCGTGCCAGGTGATCAAGTAGTATCTTTTGAAGATAGGAAATTCGCCAAACTGATAGTTTATTTTTAGCCTCAACGATTTTTAAGAATTACAATATTAACTCATCTGATACAAGGTTAGACACTCAAAATAGATGTTCGAAATCTATGAAAAGATATATTCCCTGCTTTCTTCCATATATCCCTTGTCAGATGAAATTCGAGAAATAATTCCTGCTTTTTTTCTACAGCATCAATTTCCAAAAAGAACCTTGTTATTGGAGGAAGGACAGATTTGTGATCGTGTCTACTTTATAGATACAGGTTTAGCAAGAGCATTTTATAATCTAGACGGACAAGATACAACTGCCTGGTTTATGGAGGAAGGTGATATCATCATTTCTGTTCAAAGTTTCTTTCTTCAAAAACCAAGCTCTGAAAGCATTGAACTACTGGAGGACTCTACACTAGTGTCCATCAGATACACTGACCTACAACATCTATATCACCAATTTCCAGCCTTTAATTTTAATGGTAGAGTGCTCACCGAACGCTATTATGTCAAAGGGGAAGAGCGCGCTACTTCACTACGCAGATTAACAGCTCAGGAAAGATATTTAAACTTACTGGAAACTAACCCCAAACTTTTTAATCGTGCTCCGTTAAAACACATTGCTTCTTTTCTGGGGATGGCACCTGAAACCTTGAGCCGATTGCGTGCCAAAGAAAGATAGTTTCCAAAGTAATTCTTGACGATTGTCAAGTAGTTTTAATGGAGTGACTGCTAATTTTGATTGTGCCGCAATAAAATCATGTCCAACCTTCAAATCAGCATGTTGTATGAAAAAGCACTCCTCTCCTAAACTACTTTTCTGTCAAATGGTAGTTCTATTTTTAGCCAGTTGCCACAAGGAAGAAACAACACCTAAGACTCAAGAATCCATTCTGATTGCTTCTGCACAACAATGGTTTGAGAGTAATCAATCTTCTAAAGCAAGTCGAATAGCAGAAGACCTTCCTGAACGTATATTGATATGGGATGAGGCGGAAATGATTACACTTACAACAGGTGCACAGGCAGTAGCGTTGCCACTCCATTACGCAGAACAAGACCCAGGTGCAGGAGCGTCGACTCAGCTTTTGTTGTATCCAAATCCGAATGGGTGGCAAACACAAATTCTTAAAATCATCAGCGACTCAAGCTATTTCTATTCAAATGGTCGACAGATGAATTGGAATAATTTTTCAGGTATTGTAACCTACTATGACTGGCAGGAGAACTTCCAAAGTGGTAGCAGCTTTCGCAATGGAAAAAGAACAGGAACACTATCTGTTGCAGATCCCTCAACCAGAGCAGGTTCAGGCTGTCAGATGGTGACTATAACCTATTATACTCATGTATGTATAGGCAATGACTGCGTATCAACCAAAGATTATGATATTCAATATATTGAATGCTCCACAAGTGGCGGTGGAGGTGGCGGATCACCTCTACCTATTAATCCTACGCTTGGTGGAGGTGTTCCCAGACCGAACCAACCTTTGACTCTCGCACATTTAAAACCCAGAGGTTTTACCATCCCTGGCCAGGACAAACAACCCATAGATCTTTCGAAATACCTCGATTGTTTTTGGGCTAGTTCTGCTAGTGGATCTTATCAGATCACTGTGTATGTAGATGAACCAGAAGCAGGAAGTGGAGAAACAAAATTTGGGTTAAATGTCGGTCACTCATTTATTGGACTAAAGAAAACATTTGCAGATGGGACTGTGATTGAACAAGTGTTCGGCTTCTACCCTACTGAATATACCACTGACTGGGTCAATGCAAAATTTGTCAACAATGGAGGTTCTCCGTATACAGTGAGTGCAACATTCTCCATCTCAGCTCAGCAATTCTTAAATGCATCCAATGCGGCCAGTTATATGACCAGTGAGATGTATAGCATTGAGACACAGAATTGTACGGATGCTGTGTTTTATATTTTTGATGCCACAGGTATTAATTTGCCTAAAAACAAATCTACCTTTCTTTTTGGAGCTGGTAGCGGACATTCACCTGGACAACTAGGACTTGACCTTCGTAATCAGGCCTCTCAGTATCCAGTTAATACTACAGGAGGTACTGCACCGAATAGTAAAGGACCTTGCTAAGCACAGACAGCAATCTAGATATGTATGCAATGAAAAGAATAATAACATTAGTTTGGAAAAACGGACTGGCGTATCTGCTTAGCCTGCTTACAGCTAGTCTGCTTTTTCCTCTGATTTTTATGTTATTGGAGCCCAATTCTACTTATACATGGTGGGTTATACTCATTCTTTCCAGTTTAGGAATGCCTACTATACTCTGGTCTGTAACACTAAGCATACTTGTGTTTAATTTGATTGTGTATAAAATAAAGAATCAATTTGCTAACAACAGAATGTATTCTGTAGGCTTAGGGATTAGTTTAGGTACAGCATTGTTTTTGATCTACCTGGGAAGCTTCTCAAAACACAATCAAACACTTATTGTACAAAACTTTCTGTTACTAAGTGGTATTGGAGCCCTTTTCGGATTTTACTTTTATTCTTTGATCAGGAAGGATGTATTTTCTCTGAATAATAGCAGAAGGACATCTTAAATCATACAACCTATGAAGACCTGTAAGACAATTTACCTGGTTATTGGACTTTTACTAAGTACGATTACACTACAAGCTCAATCAAACCAGCTGACAACAGAGGAGACTAAACGAGCTCAGTTACTCTATGCGTTTTGTAAGTATGTAAAGCAAACTCCATTACAACAGATTACGAATCAAGAATTGCAAAACTATATTCAGGTTCCTGATTCCGCTTGGGTGCCTACTACCTCTAAAGGAAGATTATTGCAGGCAACACTTGAGATGTTTCAGAAACACCTTCAACATGTTAATCTGGAAGAATTTGACGTTGTACCATGGCCAAAATTTTCAAATCCAGACAATCTGCCTAAAATGGTATGGGAGTCAGAACCTGTACAAGATGTGTTTGGTAAACCTATGAAAACTGTAGATCGTGAAAATGAATTGGAAGCAGGACGACAACAACTCCAAAATACCTTGATCGCTTTCAAGAAAGATCAAGTATATACCCCCATTCAGTATTTTTTATTTGATGAGAAAACAGGAAAGATTACCTCCTGGATATTAATCAATCAAGGTGACCTGCATTATTTCTTACGATTCTGATTAAGTTTTATTGCCCTTAAGAGGAATACAACATCCAAGGCCATACTTTGCTTTGGAGCTACTATTATTTTGCCACATTTAACTATTTTTTTTTGCAAATATTCTGAAGTCTGCTACTATCATTATCATTTATACCTCCTCTGATTTTACTACTAGTAGCAACTTTCCCATCTTTTCGTTCACCACTATGAACCTCAATCATACTCATGGAAACCTTATACGAAGACCTAAAAGAGAGGCTGGCTGTTATTGCCAATGAAGAACAAAATATATTAAAGCAGTCTGAAAAATGTATTGCAGTGGTTTTAGATTCTATCACTCAGCTAAAAAAATGGATAGTTGAACATCCTTTTACTCATAAACAGGAAGAGATTCACTTCTTTAAAGAAATTAAACCTAGGTTTCTATCTGAGCTGTTCTATTATACATCTCTATTCAACATCGAACGCAATAAGCCAATAGGCAGTACTCAAGTACAAAAAATCTATATACACAAAGAACTAGATAAGGTTAGTGATTTTTTTGACAACAATCGGGAGTTCTATCAGTATTACAGACTTCATGCCACCTACCTGGATGAAAAGTACTTTCTCAGAGAAAATCATGAAATGTATTTAGCCCTAGACAAGTTTATTTATGATTCAGATCCACAGTTTTCTACAGGTTATGATTATAAAGTAGCCAGGATACTAGCAAACGAAAAGCTGATTATTTATCTGAATAAAGAATTGATTATGTTGGATAATGCTGCTGTGGTAGAATCATCTAAATCTAACTTACACTGGACCCTTTCCAAAACAGCCTGCATTGAATTGTTATATGCATTGCATTCAGTTGGCGCTTTTGGAAAAGTAGATTTAAAGCAAATAGCTACTTATTTCGAAAATGCTTTTCATGTAGATCTGAAGAACTATTATCGCACATTTCTGGAAATTCGAATTCGTAAGACTGGAAGATCCGCTTTTTTAGACTTGTTGAAAGAAAGGCTGATACAACGTATGGATGAGGCTGATGAGACTCTAAAATAATCACAATGCATAAAGGATTATATTCTAGTAGTTATATAATCCTTTATGAAAGCAAAACCCACCATTCAATATATAGTAAGAGTAGCAAAGCATGGAAAATCTATATCCCTGTTTTGATCAAAGTTCCAGAAAGCTGGGTTTTGAGATCGTCAAAATCTCTAGCTGATAGCCATTCTTTCTGGAAGCTGAAGTTTTGTAGTTGTTTTAGCTTACTCATAGAAGATGGCATTTTAGATATCTTGTTTCCCCACACATCCAGAGACTTTAAACTGGAAAGATCTGATAACTCTTCTGGTAATGATAATAATGTATTGTTAGATAAATTCAGCGTTTTCAGGTTTTTCAATTCTCCAATTTGCTTTGGTACACTAGCCAGCAGGTTATTTTTAAGATCCAATTTTTCTAATTTACCTAACTTGCCTATCTCATCTGGTAAACTGCTGAGCTTGTTATTAGAAAGCTTTAGAAACTGTAATTCTTTCAGGTTGCCTAATCCTTCTGGTAAAGCAGATAAGGTATTACCTGTCAGATCCAGATTTTTTAATCCGTCCAAACTTTTCAGATTTTCAGGCAACAGTGTCAGTTTATTGGAGAAAACATTTAGCGAACTTAGATTTTTCAGCTTTCCTAACTCCTCTGGTAATCGTTCAAGCTGATTGCCTCCCAGATTAAGTTGTTTCAGACTGGAAAGATTGCCAAGCTGTTCCGGAAGTTGTTTAAGATTATTAGACGTTAACGTTAAAGTCTTTAACTTTTCCAAACTTCCAATCTCCGCCGGAAGTTGTTCCAGCTTATTTCCCATCAAATGCAACCCTTCCAGGTTTTTCAGATTTCCAATTCCTTTTGGTAGTGAAGCCAGCACATTTTCGCCTGCATTGATTTCTGTAAGATTCTGTAGTTGAGTAATTTCCTTAGGCAATGTTGTCAGCTTGTTATTGACCAGATTGACAGTCTGAAGATTTTTAAGATCCCCAACTTCTTTAGGCAATTCTTTTAGGTATCCATTTGCCAGATTCAACTCTTGCAAATTTTTAAATTGTTTAAGCTGGTCACCTGGTAACTCTTTTAAGCCAGTTAGTTCCAGACGATATACCTTCTCAGGTTCTTTGAGAGCATCATTCAGGCTCTGATACAGTTTGGTTGTACCCAATTCCTGTTTGCTGATAAGCTCACTCAGTTGATTACCACGAACTTGCAAATCTTCCAATGCCATTGTCTTGATCTCTACAGGTAGTTTAGTAATCTTATTATCTACCAACTGTAACGACTTTAGCTTAACCAGTTTAGAAACAGAAGCAGGTATACTATCGAGACGATTTCTATTCAGTTTCAGGACTTTCAAGTTAGGTAGAGCCAAGACTTCTTTTGGAAATGTCTTTAATGCATTATCAGAAAGATTCAACTCTTCCAGATTCTTCAACCTAGTTAATGAAGATGGCAAGCTTGATAACCCAGCTCCACCCAGATCCAATACCTTAATATCAGTAAGTTTTATTAGTTTTGGAGAAAAGATGGAAACTGAATCTGTCAGATGAAGCGCACTTACTTTTTCTGTATGTAGCAAAGCTTCATCTAATGTATAATTAGTTGTTTGACCAACGGATACTTGTAGTAAAAGCACATAAAGTAGAAACAGAATATTTGTTTTAATCATATAGTTAATAAGTTATTTCATTCAATCTTTGTTCACCTAAACACCTATCAAGCTGAGTAATTTCTAAATTAGAAACTACAAGAAGTTTTATTATCGCTAGAGTAACTTATTACTGGATCTATAGCCTAGGAACTAGCCTAACTTTAATATTTTCTGTATTAGTTTACTCAACCAACTTAGCTGAGAAGTGGATTTCTCCCACCACTTTTTTCCCTGCCATTTTTCTCTGGCCCAAGAAGGAAGAGGAGGTTCAAAAGTAAATTTCCCTCCCAAATCCCTTAATATGCATAAGATAACTCCTTCAACATAATTTAGAAAAGGTGTAAATGAATGAACCACAATTAAATCACTTTTATATTCATTACCATTCATATCTTTTTTAACAAAGTAAATATCAATAAATTGGCTTTGCATATTTAATTCAGGATGAGTTAACACTGCCGAGATAGAATTATCTTCACGATTATCATTACGAATACACTCAAGATTCAGTCCAGAATATTGTTTAAACATAATTAACAATAAATCTAAATCTGGATTAGAATCAAATAAGATCTCATATTCTGCACACATAAGACATAATGTTTAATTTTTTAAGTACTTGGCTAACAATAGTTTATATTATTATTAATAACATCGCCATTTTTAGTTCCAAGCTTTGGAATAATATAAATTGTATAGCAACTGATACTTCTATAAAACAGAATAATAGTAGAAACTATCCAAAACTAATTATAGCCAGCACCTTAAATTAACTATTTTCATCTACCAATTATGAAAGTTTTACCATTGTGGCATTGTATTTTGCAGTTTTTGAGCATAACTTTCTAGCTGTGCAGGTTTTAGTATTAATGGACTTGGTTTATATCCAGCAGCTTCCAAAACAGTTGTTGCACAAGTTACACAACTATTAGTAAGTGAATTATATATATTTGGTCCTACCATAGACTGGGCTTTCTTCAACGCAGCTTGAGCATTTTGTTCCGGTACTTTAAATGTAGTAAATCTATAAGTATTATCAGGTGTGCCAATCATCTTAGAAAATCTCCCAGGCCCAATCGCCAGACCACCTGACTCAACTCTACTTGTTCCTCTTCTCAAACCTTGGTGAAACCATTCTGTTTCGCCAGGACTTATCTCTATACCTATTAAACTATGAACTGCTTTTCCCTTATCATATCTTGTTGCGATTTTCATTGTTTGTAAAGAAACAGGTTCTTTAGTAACGACAGTGGCAGCAACCTCTTCAGTAGCAGTAATGGTAGCTGTTTCTTCAGCGATAACAGCACCTCGACTAGCCATACTAAGTTCAGATCCAGCAGCACCAAATGCTAAACTTGCATAATCCAAATAACCAAAGAATCTTTCAGTCCAAGAAACTTCTTGTCCAGTCGCCATCTTATCAACCATCTTCAAAGCCTGCATACCTGGAATTCTATCAATCCCTTGTTGAATAGCATCTGTTCTAACTTTTCTATTATCACTAAATAGTTCTTTAACCCATGCCTGTAAGCGTTGGAGTTGATCCATCCCACGATAAGGATTCTCTCCATAAGGAGAATAAAAAGGTCCCGGACCATCCGATGGAGCCATTCCATCTGGATCAATAAAGCGTATCGGATTATCAAAGGCATAACTATATGGTGAAAATCTACGCATCCTATCTGCTAGTGGATCTATAACACTCCATCTACCCAACTCAGCATCATAATAGCGTGCTCCATAATCGCTCCAGTCTAAATTAAGATTATCCTCTCCTGAAAGTAATTCTTTACCATTGTATTTCCAGTCATGCTCCGGATTGCCTTCTTTCTCAATCCCTGCCAGATCCAGTCCCCATGGATCATAATGGTTCTCCTGTACTGTTAAAGCTTCCTTCTGTTCTACTTTAATATCATCAAACCATACAGATACATTACTCTCATTGACTACCATTACCTGTAAGGTTCCATCCTGGTCAATCAGATCGGTATTGATCGTCAGTGGAAGACTATAATCATTCCATCGGTTGTTGCTGGTTACATCTACTGGTTCCCTATATGTTCTGACATATTTACCACTCTTATCATAGAGAATACCCTGTAAATAAGCTTTGGGCACATTGGCTTTCTGCATAGCCCCTGGCATCCAGCTTAAACCTAATCCCAGTAGATTGATATTCTGTTGCTTTTTAGCCACTTCCGCACTTGATCCTCCTCCAGTGGTCACACCACTCAATAAACCGGAAATGACATTCGCCCAGTTGATACTTATTCCTGTACTGGTTGATTGCTGATAATAGGCATAAGCCGTAATCTTTACTTTATCTCCTTTACCAACAGCAATAGTTGTAAAAGGTCCCAGTGGTTTATCCGAAGTCAGCTTGGCAGAATACAAACTACTTGGATACACAGATATGTTGGCTTTCTCAGCATTGCGTGTTCCTGTCCAGTTTAGCCACTGTGCTGTTTCCTGTTCAATTCGGAAGGTTTCCATGGACGCTTCCCGTGTACGGGTTTTCCCTTCGCGAAAAGCCAGGCGCAAACTATTCAAGTGATCTTTGTAATGATATTCATACGTCCACACTTGCGACCCTGTTACCTGAGGCGGTAATACACGCCCTTCAGCTTGTGGAACAAACTGTAAGATGCCCTGTTCATAAACAAGTCCGCCTATGTAATAAGTCATTTTCACTTCGCTTTCTGATCCATCATTGCCTACTTTATATACCCGCCTCAATAGCTTCACTCCTGCCGCATTATAGACATTTTCGATCACTTCATCTGCTTGTGGTTCTGCACGATCAAAAATGATCTTTTCAGGCAGATTCAACACATTATAGATAATACTGGAAATTTTCTTATTTTTATCTGATATCAGGTTCCCTACTGCATCATAGTTATACTCCTGAGTTTCATCACCTGCTTGTACAAAACCATCCTTAAAACCTGCTGATACAAGTGTTGTAGTAGCAGCATCCCCAACGGCACGTAACCGGTTTCCATTTCCTTTGTAACTATAAGTAAGTTCATCCACTACCCCAAAGGTTGGAGCAGTATTATTCTCTGTAGAAAGAAGATTGTTGCGTTTAAGTGTACGTATATTTCCATTATTATCGTAAGTCATCCCACTCAAGGAAAACTTTTCCAGCGTACGGTTGCTTTGATAAGCAGCGGCAGTCAATCGATTTAATCCATCATAGCCATAGGTATAACTACGAGCAATTTCATCAGTACGGCTTTTCCAGGCTACACGACTGATGTTACCATTCCATTGGGGCGTTATGATTGAACCATCATCCGTCGAATTATAGTCAATTTCCATTCCAAACAAATCGGATAGCTCTGTCAGTGCCGGATCATTGACTTTGTGTAACCACCCCCGGATAGTATAGGTATAATCTACCTTTTGCAGATCTGCTCCCAACCGTTTGCGAACTATAGTACCCAGTTCATTATGTTCATAGGCCACCAGCGTTTTGCGCATGTCCCCTTTGATTTGCATTTCAATCTTTTTCACTCTACCCGCATGATCATAACGGGTAAAGCCTTGCTGTTCCAGTTGATTAACAACTACTCCGTCAATTTGAGCTGTATGATTTTGCTGCGTTTTTAACACTTTTCCTGCAAAATCATATTTAGATGAGACAATATCCTGCCCGTTGGGATAGTTATCTGAAACAGTTTGAATCACTCTTCCATACTGATCATAGTATTGTATAGCAAGAAGCCATTCTTTGGTATCAGATGTATTAGTACCTGTAGAAACAGTTAATACCTTGGTTTTAGAAGCAGTTTCTTTTCCCTGCAGGCGAACAAATGCGCTTGACTCAAAATCAGCAGACACACTTTGATACACCACATCAGCACTTCCATCTCTGTTGAAATCATAATCATCGTAGTACTTGACAGTCAGAATATCTAATGATGTAAAAGGAAAAGCCTGATTGCTGTAGCCATACTGGCTGGCAAAGTTTTCAGATGATCTAGACTCAAAATGCTGGCGGGTAGCATCGGCATTGTCCGTAGCATCATTAGGATCATCTATATACTGCTGATCCAGATATTGCTGCATCTGTGGTTGTGACAAAGCTGCTATATGAGTGTATATACCTGTAAGAATATTGTGTGAATGCACATCATATTTGATAAAGGCCCACTTATTCTCTACTCGTTGTCTCGCATTCTGGGTAAGCACTACCCGGTCTGCTTTGTCATAAACGGTGTAGGTTATTCCACTACCAGGAACCTTAGCTTCAGATGATCGCTGCT includes:
- a CDS encoding Crp/Fnr family transcriptional regulator; translation: MFEIYEKIYSLLSSIYPLSDEIREIIPAFFLQHQFPKRTLLLEEGQICDRVYFIDTGLARAFYNLDGQDTTAWFMEEGDIIISVQSFFLQKPSSESIELLEDSTLVSIRYTDLQHLYHQFPAFNFNGRVLTERYYVKGEERATSLRRLTAQERYLNLLETNPKLFNRAPLKHIASFLGMAPETLSRLRAKER
- a CDS encoding RteC domain-containing protein — encoded protein: METLYEDLKERLAVIANEEQNILKQSEKCIAVVLDSITQLKKWIVEHPFTHKQEEIHFFKEIKPRFLSELFYYTSLFNIERNKPIGSTQVQKIYIHKELDKVSDFFDNNREFYQYYRLHATYLDEKYFLRENHEMYLALDKFIYDSDPQFSTGYDYKVARILANEKLIIYLNKELIMLDNAAVVESSKSNLHWTLSKTACIELLYALHSVGAFGKVDLKQIATYFENAFHVDLKNYYRTFLEIRIRKTGRSAFLDLLKERLIQRMDEADETLK
- a CDS encoding leucine-rich repeat domain-containing protein produces the protein MIKTNILFLLYVLLLQVSVGQTTNYTLDEALLHTEKVSALHLTDSVSIFSPKLIKLTDIKVLDLGGAGLSSLPSSLTRLKNLEELNLSDNALKTFPKEVLALPNLKVLKLNRNRLDSIPASVSKLVKLKSLQLVDNKITKLPVEIKTMALEDLQVRGNQLSELISKQELGTTKLYQSLNDALKEPEKVYRLELTGLKELPGDQLKQFKNLQELNLANGYLKELPKEVGDLKNLQTVNLVNNKLTTLPKEITQLQNLTEINAGENVLASLPKGIGNLKNLEGLHLMGNKLEQLPAEIGSLEKLKTLTLTSNNLKQLPEQLGNLSSLKQLNLGGNQLERLPEELGKLKNLSSLNVFSNKLTLLPENLKSLDGLKNLDLTGNTLSALPEGLGNLKELQFLKLSNNKLSSLPDEIGKLGKLEKLDLKNNLLASVPKQIGELKNLKTLNLSNNTLLSLPEELSDLSSLKSLDVWGNKISKMPSSMSKLKQLQNFSFQKEWLSARDFDDLKTQLSGTLIKTGI
- a CDS encoding DUF6443 domain-containing protein; this translates as MPLPFTYLFRYCITCLLILGAGLLAKSQSIPKKNYIDHFQTPARGTQQVTLETGLTVPAGQSFEGQIVDAASGPNPIQPLRLDLSSTQEEIIEGECVNLSASVSHASGYNLLLDGIDDYIKVTDPSSKLAFDYTSSFTIEAWFKTTSAASVMLVSKMKNVAPYKGYDIYLMGGKVAVQLINTWPTNALMESTQLTYNDGKWHHVAWTYGGQGNVGSSEIYVDGVKQVTDTYVSNGQPTSTVSASIVDATASFTIGTRANSASPTYYFNGQLDEVRIWNLARSEQDIQNSYKKAIDPLTSGIQAYWRFDDQDIIQDLSVNKLASLMKNNIITVPSDLESLTPDFPLTWTASEGNLPAMDADGSYKICDLTANADNTPKVYTYIVTVTYNDGTPSETKTITVTVKPPLPALCLPKDKANYVIENTILVEGKTQPGDLSGLSAQQMSQKITFFDGIVRPIQIIQSQASPAGNDIIQPLAYDVHGREPRKYLSYTHPANCSENRFRPFNPDSYTSTEQYQFYQQQADIAHDIAPYAESIFENSPLNRVEEQGSEGDAWQPTDRATPANNKTLKTLTRTNTENEVRQWIYSSTGSATGNSFYPANTLTVTEATDEHGLKRISYTNEQKDVVCVKLEKTAGSGQYVSTQYVFDLVGNLRFVISPEAYNYLEDAADGSTAIAENEARANFEIRYEDAFTDKWLFAYVYDSQQRSSEAKVPGSGITYTVYDKADRVVLTQNARQRVENKWAFIKYDVHSHNILTGIYTHIAALSQPQMQQYLDQQYIDDPNDATDNADATRQHFESRSSENFASQYGYSNQAFPFTSLDILTVKYYDDYDFNRDGSADVVYQSVSADFESSAFVRLQGKETASKTKVLTVSTGTNTSDTKEWLLAIQYYDQYGRVIQTVSDNYPNGQDIVSSKYDFAGKVLKTQQNHTAQIDGVVVNQLEQQGFTRYDHAGRVKKIEMQIKGDMRKTLVAYEHNELGTIVRKRLGADLQKVDYTYTIRGWLHKVNDPALTELSDLFGMEIDYNSTDDGSIITPQWNGNISRVAWKSRTDEIARSYTYGYDGLNRLTAAAYQSNRTLEKFSLSGMTYDNNGNIRTLKRNNLLSTENNTAPTFGVVDELTYSYKGNGNRLRAVGDAATTTLVSAGFKDGFVQAGDETQEYNYDAVGNLISDKNKKISSIIYNVLNLPEKIIFDRAEPQADEVIENVYNAAGVKLLRRVYKVGNDGSESEVKMTYYIGGLVYEQGILQFVPQAEGRVLPPQVTGSQVWTYEYHYKDHLNSLRLAFREGKTRTREASMETFRIEQETAQWLNWTGTRNAEKANISVYPSSLYSAKLTSDKPLGPFTTIAVGKGDKVKITAYAYYQQSTSTGISINWANVISGLLSGVTTGGGSSAEVAKKQQNINLLGLGLSWMPGAMQKANVPKAYLQGILYDKSGKYVRTYREPVDVTSNNRWNDYSLPLTINTDLIDQDGTLQVMVVNESNVSVWFDDIKVEQKEALTVQENHYDPWGLDLAGIEKEGNPEHDWKYNGKELLSGEDNLNLDWSDYGARYYDAELGRWSVIDPLADRMRRFSPYSYAFDNPIRFIDPDGMAPSDGPGPFYSPYGENPYRGMDQLQRLQAWVKELFSDNRKVRTDAIQQGIDRIPGMQALKMVDKMATGQEVSWTERFFGYLDYASLAFGAAGSELSMASRGAVIAEETATITATEEVAATVVTKEPVSLQTMKIATRYDKGKAVHSLIGIEISPGETEWFHQGLRRGTSRVESGGLAIGPGRFSKMIGTPDNTYRFTTFKVPEQNAQAALKKAQSMVGPNIYNSLTNSCVTCATTVLEAAGYKPSPLILKPAQLESYAQKLQNTMPQW